A single genomic interval of Takifugu flavidus isolate HTHZ2018 chromosome 19, ASM371156v2, whole genome shotgun sequence harbors:
- the cd2ap gene encoding CD2-associated protein isoform X1, whose translation MEVLVEYEYEALHDDELTLRPGDIIKNVRHIEEDGWMEGDLNGKRGLFPDNFVKELKKDAKEVKETKNEHREELSQATKREKSSGNVANLVQRMSTIGIPTGGFLPQPPPASKKPKKRQCKVLFEYNPVNEDELELKVGDIVDILEEVEEGWWSGSYNGKSGVFPSNFVKELDAAGDEQESNSTAADEADGSNMDGSSTPTSPPPASGNGVITQPKKVRGIGFGDIFSEGSLKLKVRLPSPDTEEKKERPIPSLPSTAKPALPNMTDSQRTEGDSKSKAKEYCRATFTYDATNEDELNLKEGDIVHILSKDTGEPGWWRGEIGGRQGIFPDNFVVKLSEAERETHMSRGSLRLSTKLDSEEKPKKPPPPSKNIPLKPDVPSADKKPHPPRTEDKGERPSLDHRPAKPAAPVVPPKKPIPPPGKSKPGGFPPKRPDKPLVPSPSLKYNGEVPSPRPKSESDQLPPTKVKTASVDYGEKSADNDLMSFDELSSTSEKLCHPTANRPKMPGRRLPAQFGGGQSPNKDVSAERTHKTDEEDGAKPKLTETRKPSMNTLSTSPSLHRPAMPAAEAKPSSATTAPHPEGAFLGGRLRLEHDEASSQLEELRNQMKELVLTVELLKTQQMRELTELREELDEEKMKRVALQSEIEKLKRTIQAL comes from the exons ATGG AGGTCTTGGTGGAGTACGAGTACGAGGCGCTCCACGATGACGAGCTGACGCTGCGGCCTGGTGACATCATCAAGAACGTGCGGCACATCGAGGAGGACGGCTGGATGGAGGGAGACCTGAACGGGAAGAGGGGCCTCTTCCCAGACAACTTTGTTAAG GAACTAAAGAAGGATGCCAAAGAGGTGAAGGAAACAAAAAATGAACATAGAGAAGAGCTGTCTCAGGCCACAAAGAGGGAGAAGAGTTCAGGAAATGTGGCCAACCTAGTTCAGAGGATGAGTACAATCGGCATCCCTACAGGGGGCTTTCTGCCGCAGCCCCCTCCAGCATCAAAAA AACCAAAGAAGCGACAGTGTAAGGTGCTGTTTGAATACAATCCTGTCAACGAAGATGAGCTGGAGCTCAAAGTGGGCGACATCGTGGACATTCTAGAAGAG GTTGAAGAAGGCTGGTGGAGTGGAAGCTACAACGGCAAGTCAGGGGTGTTTCCCTCAAACTTTGTCAAAGAATTGGACGCAGCTGGAGACGAGCAGGAGTCTAACAGCACGGCAGCAGATGAGGCCG ATGGAAGCAACATGGATGGCAGCAGCACCCCAACGTCACCTCCACCGGCCTCTGGAAACGGAGTCATCACTCAGCCCAAAAAGGTCCGGGGTATAGGCTTCGGAGACATTTTTAGCGAAGGGTCGCTCAAGCTGAAGGTCCGACTGCCGAGCCCCGACAccgaggagaagaaggagcga CCAATCCCATCATTACCATCCACTGCAAAGCCCGCCCTTCCCAACATGACAGACtctcagaggacagagggagacagcAAATCTAAAG CTAAAGAGTACTGCAGGGCCACATTTACCTACGATGCTACAAACGAGGATGAGCTGAATCTGAAAGAGGGTGACATTGTCCATATCCTGAGCAAG GACACGGGAGAGCCTGGCTGGTGGAGGGGGGAAATCGGGGGCAGACAAGGTATTTTTCCTGACAACTTTGTCGTCAAGCTGtctgaagcagagagagag ACTCACATGTCCAGGGGATCTCTGAGGCTATCAACCAAGTTGGACTCGGAGGAG AAGCCGAAAAAGCCGCCTCCACCATCAAAGAACATAC ctctcAAGCCTGATGTCCCCAGTGCAGACAAGAAGCCCCATCCCcccaggacagaggacaagg GTGAGAGGCCGTCATTGGATCACAGACCGGCCAAACCCGCAGCGCCAGTGGTCCCACCCAAGAAGCCCATTCCTCCGCCGGGGAAAAGCAAACCAGGAGGTTTCCCACCAAAAAGGCCTGATAAGCCTCTCGTTCCCTCACCAAGCCTCAA GTACAATGGGGAGGTGCCTTCACCACGACCAAAGTCAGAAAGTGACCAGTTACCTCCCACCAAAGTGAAGACAGCATCTGTGGACTATGGAGAGAAGTCTGCAGATAATG ATCTGATGAGTTTTGACGAGTTGTCGTCTACCTCTGAGAAGCTCTGTCACCCCACCGCCAACAGACCAAAGATGCCCGGCAGGAGGCTGCCTGCCCAGTTTGGTGGTGGACAATCG CCCAACAAAGACGTGAGTGCCGAGAGAACTCACAagacagatgaggaggatggagcCAAACCAAAGCTAACAGAAACCAGGAAG CCTTCCATGAATACCTTATCCACGTCGCCATCGCTCCACAGGCCCGCGATGCCCGCCGCAGAGGCCAAGCCAAGCTCGGCAACAACGGCGCCACACCCGGAGGGTGCGTTCCTCGGGGGAAGGCTCCGACTGGAGCATGACGAGGCCAGcagccagctggaggagctgaggaaccaGATGAAGGAGCTCGTGTTGactgtggagctgctgaagactcagcaaat gagaGAGTTAACAGAGCTGCGAGAGGAGCTGGacgaggagaagatgaagcGTGTGGCGCTGCAG AGCGAAATAGAAAAGCTGAAGCGGACCATCCAGGCGCTATGA
- the cd2ap gene encoding CD2-associated protein isoform X2 encodes MEVLVEYEYEALHDDELTLRPGDIIKNVRHIEEDGWMEGDLNGKRGLFPDNFVKELKKDAKEVKETKNEHREELSQATKREKSSGNVANLVQRMSTIGIPTGGFLPQPPPASKKPKKRQCKVLFEYNPVNEDELELKVGDIVDILEEVEEGWWSGSYNGKSGVFPSNFVKELDAAGDEQESNSTAADEADGSNMDGSSTPTSPPPASGNGVITQPKKVRGIGFGDIFSEGSLKLKVRLPSPDTEEKKERPIPSLPSTAKPALPNMTDSQRTEGDSKSKAKEYCRATFTYDATNEDELNLKEGDIVHILSKDTGEPGWWRGEIGGRQGIFPDNFVVKLSEAERETHMSRGSLRLSTKLDSEEKPKKPPPPSKNIPLKPDVPSADKKPHPPRTEDKGERPSLDHRPAKPAAPVVPPKKPIPPPGKSKPGGFPPKRPDKPLVPSPSLKYNGEVPSPRPKSESDQLPPTKVKTASVDYGEKSADNDLMSFDELSSTSEKLCHPTANRPKMPGRRLPAQFGGGQSPSMNTLSTSPSLHRPAMPAAEAKPSSATTAPHPEGAFLGGRLRLEHDEASSQLEELRNQMKELVLTVELLKTQQMRELTELREELDEEKMKRVALQSEIEKLKRTIQAL; translated from the exons ATGG AGGTCTTGGTGGAGTACGAGTACGAGGCGCTCCACGATGACGAGCTGACGCTGCGGCCTGGTGACATCATCAAGAACGTGCGGCACATCGAGGAGGACGGCTGGATGGAGGGAGACCTGAACGGGAAGAGGGGCCTCTTCCCAGACAACTTTGTTAAG GAACTAAAGAAGGATGCCAAAGAGGTGAAGGAAACAAAAAATGAACATAGAGAAGAGCTGTCTCAGGCCACAAAGAGGGAGAAGAGTTCAGGAAATGTGGCCAACCTAGTTCAGAGGATGAGTACAATCGGCATCCCTACAGGGGGCTTTCTGCCGCAGCCCCCTCCAGCATCAAAAA AACCAAAGAAGCGACAGTGTAAGGTGCTGTTTGAATACAATCCTGTCAACGAAGATGAGCTGGAGCTCAAAGTGGGCGACATCGTGGACATTCTAGAAGAG GTTGAAGAAGGCTGGTGGAGTGGAAGCTACAACGGCAAGTCAGGGGTGTTTCCCTCAAACTTTGTCAAAGAATTGGACGCAGCTGGAGACGAGCAGGAGTCTAACAGCACGGCAGCAGATGAGGCCG ATGGAAGCAACATGGATGGCAGCAGCACCCCAACGTCACCTCCACCGGCCTCTGGAAACGGAGTCATCACTCAGCCCAAAAAGGTCCGGGGTATAGGCTTCGGAGACATTTTTAGCGAAGGGTCGCTCAAGCTGAAGGTCCGACTGCCGAGCCCCGACAccgaggagaagaaggagcga CCAATCCCATCATTACCATCCACTGCAAAGCCCGCCCTTCCCAACATGACAGACtctcagaggacagagggagacagcAAATCTAAAG CTAAAGAGTACTGCAGGGCCACATTTACCTACGATGCTACAAACGAGGATGAGCTGAATCTGAAAGAGGGTGACATTGTCCATATCCTGAGCAAG GACACGGGAGAGCCTGGCTGGTGGAGGGGGGAAATCGGGGGCAGACAAGGTATTTTTCCTGACAACTTTGTCGTCAAGCTGtctgaagcagagagagag ACTCACATGTCCAGGGGATCTCTGAGGCTATCAACCAAGTTGGACTCGGAGGAG AAGCCGAAAAAGCCGCCTCCACCATCAAAGAACATAC ctctcAAGCCTGATGTCCCCAGTGCAGACAAGAAGCCCCATCCCcccaggacagaggacaagg GTGAGAGGCCGTCATTGGATCACAGACCGGCCAAACCCGCAGCGCCAGTGGTCCCACCCAAGAAGCCCATTCCTCCGCCGGGGAAAAGCAAACCAGGAGGTTTCCCACCAAAAAGGCCTGATAAGCCTCTCGTTCCCTCACCAAGCCTCAA GTACAATGGGGAGGTGCCTTCACCACGACCAAAGTCAGAAAGTGACCAGTTACCTCCCACCAAAGTGAAGACAGCATCTGTGGACTATGGAGAGAAGTCTGCAGATAATG ATCTGATGAGTTTTGACGAGTTGTCGTCTACCTCTGAGAAGCTCTGTCACCCCACCGCCAACAGACCAAAGATGCCCGGCAGGAGGCTGCCTGCCCAGTTTGGTGGTGGACAATCG CCTTCCATGAATACCTTATCCACGTCGCCATCGCTCCACAGGCCCGCGATGCCCGCCGCAGAGGCCAAGCCAAGCTCGGCAACAACGGCGCCACACCCGGAGGGTGCGTTCCTCGGGGGAAGGCTCCGACTGGAGCATGACGAGGCCAGcagccagctggaggagctgaggaaccaGATGAAGGAGCTCGTGTTGactgtggagctgctgaagactcagcaaat gagaGAGTTAACAGAGCTGCGAGAGGAGCTGGacgaggagaagatgaagcGTGTGGCGCTGCAG AGCGAAATAGAAAAGCTGAAGCGGACCATCCAGGCGCTATGA
- the cd2ap gene encoding CD2-associated protein isoform X3, producing the protein MEGDLNGKRGLFPDNFVKELKKDAKEVKETKNEHREELSQATKREKSSGNVANLVQRMSTIGIPTGGFLPQPPPASKKPKKRQCKVLFEYNPVNEDELELKVGDIVDILEEVEEGWWSGSYNGKSGVFPSNFVKELDAAGDEQESNSTAADEADGSNMDGSSTPTSPPPASGNGVITQPKKVRGIGFGDIFSEGSLKLKVRLPSPDTEEKKERPIPSLPSTAKPALPNMTDSQRTEGDSKSKAKEYCRATFTYDATNEDELNLKEGDIVHILSKDTGEPGWWRGEIGGRQGIFPDNFVVKLSEAERETHMSRGSLRLSTKLDSEEKPKKPPPPSKNIPLKPDVPSADKKPHPPRTEDKGERPSLDHRPAKPAAPVVPPKKPIPPPGKSKPGGFPPKRPDKPLVPSPSLKYNGEVPSPRPKSESDQLPPTKVKTASVDYGEKSADNDLMSFDELSSTSEKLCHPTANRPKMPGRRLPAQFGGGQSPNKDVSAERTHKTDEEDGAKPKLTETRKPSMNTLSTSPSLHRPAMPAAEAKPSSATTAPHPEGAFLGGRLRLEHDEASSQLEELRNQMKELVLTVELLKTQQMRELTELREELDEEKMKRVALQSEIEKLKRTIQAL; encoded by the exons ATGGAGGGAGACCTGAACGGGAAGAGGGGCCTCTTCCCAGACAACTTTGTTAAG GAACTAAAGAAGGATGCCAAAGAGGTGAAGGAAACAAAAAATGAACATAGAGAAGAGCTGTCTCAGGCCACAAAGAGGGAGAAGAGTTCAGGAAATGTGGCCAACCTAGTTCAGAGGATGAGTACAATCGGCATCCCTACAGGGGGCTTTCTGCCGCAGCCCCCTCCAGCATCAAAAA AACCAAAGAAGCGACAGTGTAAGGTGCTGTTTGAATACAATCCTGTCAACGAAGATGAGCTGGAGCTCAAAGTGGGCGACATCGTGGACATTCTAGAAGAG GTTGAAGAAGGCTGGTGGAGTGGAAGCTACAACGGCAAGTCAGGGGTGTTTCCCTCAAACTTTGTCAAAGAATTGGACGCAGCTGGAGACGAGCAGGAGTCTAACAGCACGGCAGCAGATGAGGCCG ATGGAAGCAACATGGATGGCAGCAGCACCCCAACGTCACCTCCACCGGCCTCTGGAAACGGAGTCATCACTCAGCCCAAAAAGGTCCGGGGTATAGGCTTCGGAGACATTTTTAGCGAAGGGTCGCTCAAGCTGAAGGTCCGACTGCCGAGCCCCGACAccgaggagaagaaggagcga CCAATCCCATCATTACCATCCACTGCAAAGCCCGCCCTTCCCAACATGACAGACtctcagaggacagagggagacagcAAATCTAAAG CTAAAGAGTACTGCAGGGCCACATTTACCTACGATGCTACAAACGAGGATGAGCTGAATCTGAAAGAGGGTGACATTGTCCATATCCTGAGCAAG GACACGGGAGAGCCTGGCTGGTGGAGGGGGGAAATCGGGGGCAGACAAGGTATTTTTCCTGACAACTTTGTCGTCAAGCTGtctgaagcagagagagag ACTCACATGTCCAGGGGATCTCTGAGGCTATCAACCAAGTTGGACTCGGAGGAG AAGCCGAAAAAGCCGCCTCCACCATCAAAGAACATAC ctctcAAGCCTGATGTCCCCAGTGCAGACAAGAAGCCCCATCCCcccaggacagaggacaagg GTGAGAGGCCGTCATTGGATCACAGACCGGCCAAACCCGCAGCGCCAGTGGTCCCACCCAAGAAGCCCATTCCTCCGCCGGGGAAAAGCAAACCAGGAGGTTTCCCACCAAAAAGGCCTGATAAGCCTCTCGTTCCCTCACCAAGCCTCAA GTACAATGGGGAGGTGCCTTCACCACGACCAAAGTCAGAAAGTGACCAGTTACCTCCCACCAAAGTGAAGACAGCATCTGTGGACTATGGAGAGAAGTCTGCAGATAATG ATCTGATGAGTTTTGACGAGTTGTCGTCTACCTCTGAGAAGCTCTGTCACCCCACCGCCAACAGACCAAAGATGCCCGGCAGGAGGCTGCCTGCCCAGTTTGGTGGTGGACAATCG CCCAACAAAGACGTGAGTGCCGAGAGAACTCACAagacagatgaggaggatggagcCAAACCAAAGCTAACAGAAACCAGGAAG CCTTCCATGAATACCTTATCCACGTCGCCATCGCTCCACAGGCCCGCGATGCCCGCCGCAGAGGCCAAGCCAAGCTCGGCAACAACGGCGCCACACCCGGAGGGTGCGTTCCTCGGGGGAAGGCTCCGACTGGAGCATGACGAGGCCAGcagccagctggaggagctgaggaaccaGATGAAGGAGCTCGTGTTGactgtggagctgctgaagactcagcaaat gagaGAGTTAACAGAGCTGCGAGAGGAGCTGGacgaggagaagatgaagcGTGTGGCGCTGCAG AGCGAAATAGAAAAGCTGAAGCGGACCATCCAGGCGCTATGA
- the cd2ap gene encoding CD2-associated protein isoform X4 has product MPGSERELKKDAKEVKETKNEHREELSQATKREKSSGNVANLVQRMSTIGIPTGGFLPQPPPASKKPKKRQCKVLFEYNPVNEDELELKVGDIVDILEEVEEGWWSGSYNGKSGVFPSNFVKELDAAGDEQESNSTAADEADGSNMDGSSTPTSPPPASGNGVITQPKKVRGIGFGDIFSEGSLKLKVRLPSPDTEEKKERPIPSLPSTAKPALPNMTDSQRTEGDSKSKAKEYCRATFTYDATNEDELNLKEGDIVHILSKDTGEPGWWRGEIGGRQGIFPDNFVVKLSEAERETHMSRGSLRLSTKLDSEEKPKKPPPPSKNIPLKPDVPSADKKPHPPRTEDKGERPSLDHRPAKPAAPVVPPKKPIPPPGKSKPGGFPPKRPDKPLVPSPSLKYNGEVPSPRPKSESDQLPPTKVKTASVDYGEKSADNDLMSFDELSSTSEKLCHPTANRPKMPGRRLPAQFGGGQSPNKDVSAERTHKTDEEDGAKPKLTETRKPSMNTLSTSPSLHRPAMPAAEAKPSSATTAPHPEGAFLGGRLRLEHDEASSQLEELRNQMKELVLTVELLKTQQMRELTELREELDEEKMKRVALQSEIEKLKRTIQAL; this is encoded by the exons ATGCCAGGTAGTGAGAGG GAACTAAAGAAGGATGCCAAAGAGGTGAAGGAAACAAAAAATGAACATAGAGAAGAGCTGTCTCAGGCCACAAAGAGGGAGAAGAGTTCAGGAAATGTGGCCAACCTAGTTCAGAGGATGAGTACAATCGGCATCCCTACAGGGGGCTTTCTGCCGCAGCCCCCTCCAGCATCAAAAA AACCAAAGAAGCGACAGTGTAAGGTGCTGTTTGAATACAATCCTGTCAACGAAGATGAGCTGGAGCTCAAAGTGGGCGACATCGTGGACATTCTAGAAGAG GTTGAAGAAGGCTGGTGGAGTGGAAGCTACAACGGCAAGTCAGGGGTGTTTCCCTCAAACTTTGTCAAAGAATTGGACGCAGCTGGAGACGAGCAGGAGTCTAACAGCACGGCAGCAGATGAGGCCG ATGGAAGCAACATGGATGGCAGCAGCACCCCAACGTCACCTCCACCGGCCTCTGGAAACGGAGTCATCACTCAGCCCAAAAAGGTCCGGGGTATAGGCTTCGGAGACATTTTTAGCGAAGGGTCGCTCAAGCTGAAGGTCCGACTGCCGAGCCCCGACAccgaggagaagaaggagcga CCAATCCCATCATTACCATCCACTGCAAAGCCCGCCCTTCCCAACATGACAGACtctcagaggacagagggagacagcAAATCTAAAG CTAAAGAGTACTGCAGGGCCACATTTACCTACGATGCTACAAACGAGGATGAGCTGAATCTGAAAGAGGGTGACATTGTCCATATCCTGAGCAAG GACACGGGAGAGCCTGGCTGGTGGAGGGGGGAAATCGGGGGCAGACAAGGTATTTTTCCTGACAACTTTGTCGTCAAGCTGtctgaagcagagagagag ACTCACATGTCCAGGGGATCTCTGAGGCTATCAACCAAGTTGGACTCGGAGGAG AAGCCGAAAAAGCCGCCTCCACCATCAAAGAACATAC ctctcAAGCCTGATGTCCCCAGTGCAGACAAGAAGCCCCATCCCcccaggacagaggacaagg GTGAGAGGCCGTCATTGGATCACAGACCGGCCAAACCCGCAGCGCCAGTGGTCCCACCCAAGAAGCCCATTCCTCCGCCGGGGAAAAGCAAACCAGGAGGTTTCCCACCAAAAAGGCCTGATAAGCCTCTCGTTCCCTCACCAAGCCTCAA GTACAATGGGGAGGTGCCTTCACCACGACCAAAGTCAGAAAGTGACCAGTTACCTCCCACCAAAGTGAAGACAGCATCTGTGGACTATGGAGAGAAGTCTGCAGATAATG ATCTGATGAGTTTTGACGAGTTGTCGTCTACCTCTGAGAAGCTCTGTCACCCCACCGCCAACAGACCAAAGATGCCCGGCAGGAGGCTGCCTGCCCAGTTTGGTGGTGGACAATCG CCCAACAAAGACGTGAGTGCCGAGAGAACTCACAagacagatgaggaggatggagcCAAACCAAAGCTAACAGAAACCAGGAAG CCTTCCATGAATACCTTATCCACGTCGCCATCGCTCCACAGGCCCGCGATGCCCGCCGCAGAGGCCAAGCCAAGCTCGGCAACAACGGCGCCACACCCGGAGGGTGCGTTCCTCGGGGGAAGGCTCCGACTGGAGCATGACGAGGCCAGcagccagctggaggagctgaggaaccaGATGAAGGAGCTCGTGTTGactgtggagctgctgaagactcagcaaat gagaGAGTTAACAGAGCTGCGAGAGGAGCTGGacgaggagaagatgaagcGTGTGGCGCTGCAG AGCGAAATAGAAAAGCTGAAGCGGACCATCCAGGCGCTATGA